TCGTTTACTCCAAATAAAATATCTGAACTAAAAAATAAAGGAACGCTCCCTTGCTATCGCCGTTGGGTACGGCGCAAGCGCGAGAGTAAACGCCGTGCCATTTCTCCAAACATCTCGGTCTGGGTCGGATGGGGATGAATAGCGCGGGCGACCTGCTCCAAAGTCATGTTCCCCGCCACCATCATGACGGCTTCCCCAATCAAGGTATCGGCGTGATCTGCCAAGAAATGGACCCCGATAATACGGTGACTATCTTTATCTGCCACTATTTTAATGAGGCCCTCGGTTTCATTACTGATCATCGCCTTGGCATCAATGCGGATAGGCATTTTCACTTCCGCTGCATCTATTCCCCTTTCCTTGGCCTGGACCAGCGATAGGCCCACGAAAGCCGCTTGGGGACGGGTAAAAATTACCCCGCAATCCTTTTCCAACTCGTAGGCATGGGCCTCGCCTAAAATGGTAGCTGCTGCTACCCGCCCTTGCTGCGCTGCGGTATGAGCTAACATCAAACCGCCAATAACATCGCCCACTGCAAAAATATGAGGTTTGGAAGTCGTACATTGGGCGTCCACTCGAATGGCACCATTTTCCGTAGCCACACCCGCCTGGTCCAAGGCCAAGGGCTCTAGATGGGGTCGTTTCCCAGTCGCCATAATGACATGGTCCACTTCCAGCCGATGGCTAGCGCCCTCCCCATCATCAAAGCTAACTTCCATAGCTCCTGGTTGGCCGCTGATAGCCTGGACCTTGGTAGAGGTCTGCACCGTAAGTCGTGGATCGGCATTGAGCACGCCTGCCAGCAATTTACCCACTTCTGGCTCCACCTCGGCCAGCAACCGATCCTGGGCTTCCAGTAATAGGACTTCAGAACCAAAATCCTGGAAAATTTGTGCCATCTCCACGCCAATGGCCCCGCCGCCAATCACCGCCAAGCGTTTAGGGATCTGTTCCAGGCCCCAAACTGTGTCGGAGGTAAGCACTCCTCCTTCCCTCAAGCCTTCCTGTGCGCCAGGAATAGGCGGAATAAAAGGTGGCGCGCCGGTGGCGATCACGGCTCCGGCAAAACTTATTTTTTGGCTTGGAGAATTCGATCCAGGTTGAGTACGGCTAAAAGGATCATCACTATTGCCTGCGGTAACAACCTCAACGTGATGCTCATCGGCAAAACGGGCATGGCCCTGGATGAATTTGATTTTCATCCCCTTATCAGCTTTTAGCGCCATCTCGCCCCGAGATTGGAGCAGTTGGCGGCGAGTAGCCTCCAGCGTTTTCCAACTAAGCGCTGTGGGGGCCGTACCTTCCACTCCTAGCCGGGCATCATGGACTCGGTCCCGGATGCGATCAGCTGCTGCGCGCCAAGTTTTGGAAGGAATGCAGCCCCGCCACAAACACTCACCTCCCGGCAAAGGAGAATCATTAATAAGAGCAACTTTAAGACCGTGTTCCACCAATTCCCGAGCGCAATCCTCTCCTCCAGGGCCTGCGCCAATCACTACCACATCATAATCCCAGTCTCCCTCCAAGGGCAGGGGAGCTTTTGGCGATTTCTTGGGGGTTGGCACGGTACCGTCACCGCCACTACCGCTGATCCAGGTTTCCGGGTGCTCTACTCGCTCCTTGAAGGTATTCAGAAAACGGGCAGCATCGGCACCGTTGACAATTCGATGATCCGCAGTGATGGTTACGGGCATTCCCTGAGGGCCGGTGGTCGCAATCGCTAAAATGGCGGAGGTTCCCGGCGAGGGGATGGCATCAAAATAAGCCACCCCTAACATTCCCATATTGGAAATCACAAAGGTCGGATTGGAATACTCTTCCGGTTTTAACCGTTTAATCCGTGCCCGTTCCACCAGATCGA
This sequence is a window from Nitrosococcus oceani ATCC 19707. Protein-coding genes within it:
- a CDS encoding FAD-dependent oxidoreductase, which gives rise to MTESYVIKMPQLSDTMTEGVLVSWEKEIGEFIERGTVVATVETDKAIMDVEVFREGYLSGPQLPVDGVVAVGEPIAYLVAEAEQVVSTEADSSPKPAPEVDEPPKFEPAGASKPKTRIPAMPEGATPAPHPSHTRATPYARQLAGAHGIDLAGVKGSGSADVIVAADVVSGEGAKGMTRRIFKLPGAGRPMDSMEKAIAHNMEYSLSMPLFRATVHVDPSRLVAAAKKQGSSVTVALAKATALAIEEHPKINSVYQHEDRILEREQIDVGLAVATEGMGLVVPVLRDTSHRDIADLSAAWIDLVERARIKRLKPEEYSNPTFVISNMGMLGVAYFDAIPSPGTSAILAIATTGPQGMPVTITADHRIVNGADAARFLNTFKERVEHPETWISGSGGDGTVPTPKKSPKAPLPLEGDWDYDVVVIGAGPGGEDCARELVEHGLKVALINDSPLPGGECLWRGCIPSKTWRAAADRIRDRVHDARLGVEGTAPTALSWKTLEATRRQLLQSRGEMALKADKGMKIKFIQGHARFADEHHVEVVTAGNSDDPFSRTQPGSNSPSQKISFAGAVIATGAPPFIPPIPGAQEGLREGGVLTSDTVWGLEQIPKRLAVIGGGAIGVEMAQIFQDFGSEVLLLEAQDRLLAEVEPEVGKLLAGVLNADPRLTVQTSTKVQAISGQPGAMEVSFDDGEGASHRLEVDHVIMATGKRPHLEPLALDQAGVATENGAIRVDAQCTTSKPHIFAVGDVIGGLMLAHTAAQQGRVAAATILGEAHAYELEKDCGVIFTRPQAAFVGLSLVQAKERGIDAAEVKMPIRIDAKAMISNETEGLIKIVADKDSHRIIGVHFLADHADTLIGEAVMMVAGNMTLEQVARAIHPHPTQTEMFGEMARRLLSRLRRTQRR